In Zingiber officinale cultivar Zhangliang chromosome 3A, Zo_v1.1, whole genome shotgun sequence, the DNA window TGCTACTGCTACTGATAGAAAGACAAACTCGCGTAACATCGTCGATCGAAGTGGACATGTTTGGATGTGGAGTGGATGGAAAGGAGTAAGCCTCCGGGAGTACTTGGTCCAGGAAGAAAGCTTTGGCCATAGTCGGCACAAATTCCCTCTCACTTGATTGCCTATCCGACACTAGTGAAGAAGCTGAGTTGGAGTTGTCGAAAGGTTTGTGTGTGTTTGGATCAATGCCACTCTGCCTCAGCTTCTTCCTGAGAAAAGAGTTCCAGTAGTtcttgatctcgttgtccgtCCTACCGGGCAAGCGTGCTGCGATCTGCGACCACCTGAGGGACCAAGATCTCAAGAGCATTAGTGAGGTCGATTCTAGGGGGGCAAAATTTTAAAGTGAGAACTAATTGTTGGTTGCATCTACTTGTTCCCGAGTGCAGCATGTAGCTCGACTATGAGCTCCTCTTCCTCGGCCGAGAACATGCCTCGTTTGAGGTCAGGCCTCAGGTAGTTTATCCACCTCAACCTGCAACTCTTGCCACACCTCTGCAGACCTGCAAATTGTTGCCGAGGCACAACAATGGCTCACAAATTTTCCTTTGCAGCAATGGCAATTGATGCAATTGAGCAACTGTTTACCTGCTAGTTTAGGAACAGAGCTCCAACAGCCATGGCCGTACTTTATCACGTGCTCGGTCAGCTTCGCGTCTTCATCCGGAGACCACAGGCCCTTCCTTAGCTTCTGCTCATGGCAGCACGGGTGCCTGCCCATTGCTAAGGTGTGGGAATGTAGCAGTGCTTGAACTGAGCTTAAGAAGAAGTGAAAGATGTCACAATCAACTGGATGCCTTCAAAATGGGAttgtcctcttcttctcctcccccTCCTCTCCTTCCACACCTTGATTTAGATTTaaagagagaagaggagaggagagaaagagtTGGGCCATCCATATCTATCTTTCGGGTTGCTGCCATGGTGGGTCTgctagttttatatatatatataacactgaAGTTTTTTGAATGATTTGCTAATTGCCACATGCGTAGGCCAATGACCGTGTAACATATGCACAGACAGTTGATCCATCTACATTTGAATGTGAAAGCCCCCCCAACCTTTGTCCAAAAGCCTTCTTGATTTATCTCGCTTAACTCTAAATCAAGCAattgttaattatatatatataggaatagtCAAGAAAAACTACTTGTCTAATTTGTAGTACCTTCAATCTAATCTCCTTTGCTTAGACATCTCTTATAGTTTCATCTCTAATTTGTTCAGGTGAGTTAATTTGATTGTTATCTGA includes these proteins:
- the LOC122051415 gene encoding transcription factor MYB86-like, translating into MGRHPCCHEQKLRKGLWSPDEDAKLTEHVIKYGHGCWSSVPKLAGLQRCGKSCRLRWINYLRPDLKRGMFSAEEEELIVELHAALGNKWSQIAARLPGRTDNEIKNYWNSFLRKKLRQSGIDPNTHKPFDNSNSASSLVSDRQSSEREFVPTMAKAFFLDQVLPEAYSFPSTPHPNMSTSIDDVTRVCLSISSSSMSSSNSFSFDSGILTWPDMLLYKDESEELRWPENLEGTFSFSGSIQAPLCDIRTDLLSSVLSNCTDS